TTGGCTTAATAACGTGAGCTCGAGGATTATTATTTAAGAGCTCAGATTAATATTCATATCCTGCCATTTTTTGCGAGAAAATTTTATGTTATTCTGAAGTACTTGTTTAAATAATTTTTATTTTGATATTTAGGTTTGTTTAGGATTTACTTTTTTAGCAATTAGGATTTCCGGTTTATCCGGCTTAAGCCACCCATTTTATTTTTTGAGCTTTCAGGGCTTCTTTCAGCACATTGGGATTCAGGGGTTTCTTCAAAATATCAAATACATGTTCATTATCTCTGGCACGATTTAGGTCAACGGGATCTATAGTGGAAGAAAGCATGATAATCTTGATGTCTTTTTTAATGTTCTGTTTAATTTTTTTGTAGTGTTCCAAAAATTGAAAGCCATTGATCTCAGGCATTTTAACATCCAGAAGAATTAGCAGCGGCAGTTTATCAGGATATTTTGCATTTTCTTCAATGTATTGCAGGGCTTCTTTTGCCGATAGAAAATCAAGGGTATTGGCTGAAATACCTGCTACATTCAGAAATTTTCTGTTGAGGAACAAATCAATTTTGCTGTCGTCAACCAGCATAACGAGTTGGTTTGTAGTAGTGCTCATTTTTGTCCGGGTATTTTTATGATAAAAGTAGTGCC
The Chitinophagales bacterium DNA segment above includes these coding regions:
- a CDS encoding response regulator translates to MSTTTNQLVMLVDDSKIDLFLNRKFLNVAGISANTLDFLSAKEALQYIEENAKYPDKLPLLILLDVKMPEINGFQFLEHYKKIKQNIKKDIKIIMLSSTIDPVDLNRARDNEHVFDILKKPLNPNVLKEALKAQKIKWVA